AGGCTCCAGGGCAAGCGTGGGGCCGACGGGTGGCACGGCGCATTCAGCCGCAACTCCCGCCGGGCTGAGAGCGTGCTTGATCCTTTATGGAAGGCAGGTGGCCCCGGGTCCAGATGGGCCCGGGGCCACCTGCGTAGCAAGTGCATGTCGCGAAGAGGATCCACGGCTCCGAAGGAGCCAGCTCCCCCTGTGCGTCAGCACACGCGATGGGGAGACCTCCCCGCTGACCGTTCGACCACTATGGAACTATGATCCAGCCCTGGTTGGCGGATCCGTCACAGGGGAACTGGGCTACCTGCGCACCGTCGGCGGTGCTGGCGCCGGAGACACCCAGGCACATGCCGCTCTTGCGATTCTTGATTGCGTGGCCGTCCGGGCCGTAGTCCTCCCAGACCCTGTCCCAGTCCTGGTTAAGGTCGCCGGACGGAGTTGCCGTGATGGCCGCCGCCCCAGCTGAAGTACTGGCGCGGTCGATACCGAGGTTCAACTTCGACTGCCAGTTCTCCCAGCTGTACGTGGTACCGCCCTCGGTCAGGATGGTTTCCCATCGCTGCAGGTAGCTGTCGCTGCTGGACTTCTGGACGACCTTTGCCCCGTTGGCGGAACTCACGGCCGCCAGGTACTTCCCGGACTTGTAGTTCTTGATCTTGATGGTGGCGAGGGCACGCTTCGGCGCCGGTTCACCACTGTGGGGCGCCGGGGTGAGAGCGATCGCAGGGCTGGCCGCGGCCAGCAGCGCTCCCGCCAGGATCGCCGAGACGGCGGCTGCAGTTCGTGTTGCGCGCATGACAATCTTCTCCTTGTGTAGGAATCAGTGCTGACGGCCCGTTAGGCCAAGAGGGGCATGTGGCCGGGTGGCGCAGCCGGATTGATCACAGCACGATGAGCTGCCACTGTTGGTTGCTCGACCCATCACATGCAAACTGGGCGGCCTGTGCGCCGTTCGTGGTGCTCGCACCCGATATGCCCAGGCACAGGTGGCTCTTACGGTTCTGCAGTGCGCCCCGGTCCCCACTCGTGGGGACGATCAGCCAGTCCTGGTTGGCGTCGCCGGACGGATTCGCGATGATGGCCGCAGCGCCGGCTTGGGTGCTAGCGCCGTCGACCCCCAGGTTTTTGCCCGCGCGACCGTTCTCGAAGCTGAAGAGGTCGCCGTCCTGGATCATGTTCCAGTGCTGCGAGGAGTTCTGGTCGTTTCCCGGCTGCTGAACGACTCTGGCTCCGTTGGCAGTGCTGTTACTTGTGGGCTGCAGGTACTTCCCGGACTTTACGTTCCTGAGCCCGACGGTCTTGGCGGCAACTGACCGGTCCTTGAGGCTCGACAGCGGCAGGGGAGTTGGGGCCGAGACGCGGTCCGTCGGCGATGCGGAGGCGATCGCCGGACTGGTGACGGCCATCAACGCTCCGACCACGGCGCCTGCGACGATGACTTTCCTGGCGCGCGATGTGCGCATGTGATGTCTCCTCTTGGCGTTGGGGTGCCGTCGTAAGTGACGACGCCAGGTAAACCTGATGGCTGGGGTCTCCCGGTGGGCTTGCTAATGCATCGCCCAGCCCTGGTTGGCCGAGTCATCGCAGGGGAACTGGGCGGCCGCAGCGCCGTTGGCGGTGCTGGCGCCCGTGATGCCAAGACACAGGCCGCTCTTGCGGCTCACCATGGCGAAATACTCTCCGCCGTAGCCATTCCAGTCTGCGAACCAGTCTTGGTTGAGGTCGCCGGACGGAGTTGCCGTGATAGCCGCCGCGCCGGCAGAAGTGCTCGCACCATTGATGCCGAGGTTCCGCCCCGCCGCCTGGTTCTCGAAGGTGTAGTAGTCGCCGAAGAGGTAGACCTCCCAGATCTGCAACCCCTGGCCACTGGTCGTGGGCTGCTGGACGACCCTTGCTCCGTTGGCGGTACTGACAGCCTGCAACGCCTTCCCGGACTTGAGGTTCACGAGCCGAGCCGTAGTCACCGCTACCTTCTGGGGTGCCGGCTCGCTGCTCCGAGGCGACTCGGCGCGGGCGAAGTCCTGAATCCCCGCAGAGGCGGAGGCCTTGAGGATCGGCACGGGCTTCGCGTCGCTGTCCTGCGGCGACTGAGCGCTAGCGATCGCAGGGCTGACTGCCGCCATCAGCGTACCGGCCATCATCGCAGCGACGATGTTCCTGTTGTGTCTCTTACGCACGTTGCATTCCTTCACTTTAGGTTGGCTCGTCGTCGCCGGGAGTACTCAACCAGAGAGCGAGAGGGAATCGCTAGATCGTTCGATCACTTAGGCTGAAAGCGCTTTCTTGACGGGGGCATGTTCGAGTGGCAGGAAGGGCTCGAGGTCTGTCACGGCACCACAGGGGAGCTTTCGCCTGGCCGAAATGTTGTATTGGCCCAGCCCGCTCGGGAACCTACTAGTGCCTGGGCCAGGGTCCCCTGCACCCGTCCGGCTTCACCCTCTGGAGCTCCCGCGTCGTCGAAGGCCACGTCAACCGGATCAAGATGCTCAAACGCCAGATGCTCGGCCAGGCCGCCTGTAGGTGGCAGACCTGCGCATCGACCCGACCGCGCGCACCGCGCACCTGGCCGACGCCCGGACGTTTTATTGGCCGTGGCCTTCTTCGCGGTCTTCTTGTCCAGCTGCTTCTTCACCGCCAGGGTGCCTCGCTGAGCGGGCCGCGTCGCGCTTCCGTACCTGCTGGATCTGCACCGGGCTACACGGCACACCGTCCATCTGTGTGTCCTGCGCGGCCGCCGGGCAGCACCACCGGCACGACGTGCCGGTCCCGCCGAACGCACCACTGCTCGCCCGTGTTCGGCGCACCTAAGCAGGTCTGGGAGGATGGCCGGCAGCCGTCCGTACCGGGTCCGGGAACCCGCGGGCGGCGAGAGGCGGGCGGGTACGGGCGGCGGGCGGGAGAGCGGAGTGGTGCGGCAACGGTGCAGCTGTCGACTCGGCGACGCAGGATGGCAAGGACGACGCCACCCTCGCGTCGGGGGCAGCGCGGCATCACAGCGGACGACGGGGCCTGCTAACCCATGACGCCCAAGGCCAACCGCTAGCCCAGGCGGTGACCGACACAGGTCTGTTGCTGGACGGCACCAGTAATGGATACGCGGCAACGGCCGGTCCGGTGCTGGAGACCCGTTCGTCGTACACGGTGGCGGCCTGGG
This is a stretch of genomic DNA from Streptomyces hawaiiensis. It encodes these proteins:
- a CDS encoding RICIN domain-containing protein, producing the protein MRTSRARKVIVAGAVVGALMAVTSPAIASASPTDRVSAPTPLPLSSLKDRSVAAKTVGLRNVKSGKYLQPTSNSTANGARVVQQPGNDQNSSQHWNMIQDGDLFSFENGRAGKNLGVDGASTQAGAAAIIANPSGDANQDWLIVPTSGDRGALQNRKSHLCLGISGASTTNGAQAAQFACDGSSNQQWQLIVL
- a CDS encoding RICIN domain-containing protein, which gives rise to MRATRTAAAVSAILAGALLAAASPAIALTPAPHSGEPAPKRALATIKIKNYKSGKYLAAVSSANGAKVVQKSSSDSYLQRWETILTEGGTTYSWENWQSKLNLGIDRASTSAGAAAITATPSGDLNQDWDRVWEDYGPDGHAIKNRKSGMCLGVSGASTADGAQVAQFPCDGSANQGWIIVP
- a CDS encoding RICIN domain-containing protein — translated: MRKRHNRNIVAAMMAGTLMAAVSPAIASAQSPQDSDAKPVPILKASASAGIQDFARAESPRSSEPAPQKVAVTTARLVNLKSGKALQAVSTANGARVVQQPTTSGQGLQIWEVYLFGDYYTFENQAAGRNLGINGASTSAGAAAITATPSGDLNQDWFADWNGYGGEYFAMVSRKSGLCLGITGASTANGAAAAQFPCDDSANQGWAMH